In Thermodesulfobacteriota bacterium, the following are encoded in one genomic region:
- the pgeF gene encoding peptidoglycan editing factor PgeF, with the protein MSWIKSRILSSIPGVVHGFGHRDSGGTERIAGAFGLKKVARLKQVHGSRIVFTDDEEIFEPPAPEGDGLINTSKGLGVAAASADCVPILFADESGTVTAAVHAGWRGTLAGISAEVLRLIDERYGVPPSRMRAVIGPSIKLCCYEVGEDVASLFLGKFGPDGGYLHEKGDGKYMLDLPRMNGIILERSGAGAMETLSHCTKCDGSFYSYRREGKGVPSQLSFIGLL; encoded by the coding sequence ATGAGCTGGATAAAATCCCGTATACTGTCGTCCATACCGGGCGTCGTCCACGGATTCGGGCATAGGGACTCCGGGGGGACGGAGCGCATCGCCGGGGCCTTCGGCCTTAAGAAGGTCGCCCGTCTGAAACAGGTCCACGGCAGCAGGATCGTCTTCACGGACGACGAGGAAATATTCGAGCCGCCCGCGCCCGAAGGGGACGGTCTAATAAACACTTCGAAAGGGCTCGGCGTCGCGGCCGCGTCAGCGGACTGCGTGCCGATTCTCTTCGCCGACGAAAGCGGCACGGTAACGGCGGCCGTCCACGCGGGGTGGCGCGGCACGCTGGCCGGGATATCGGCCGAGGTACTTCGGCTTATAGACGAGCGCTACGGCGTCCCGCCCTCGCGGATGCGCGCCGTTATAGGCCCGTCCATAAAGCTCTGCTGCTACGAAGTCGGGGAGGACGTGGCCTCGCTCTTCCTCGGCAAATTCGGCCCGGACGGCGGTTACCTCCACGAAAAGGGGGACGGGAAGTATATGCTCGACCTCCCGCGGATGAACGGGATAATACTCGAAAGGTCGGGGGCCGGCGCCATGGAGACCCTATCGCACTGCACCAAGTGCGACGGGAGCTTTTACTCCTACAGGAGGGAGGGCAAGGGCGTCCCGAGCCAGCTTAGCTTCATAGGCCTCCTTTAA